From a single Fusobacterium pseudoperiodonticum genomic region:
- a CDS encoding ankyrin repeat domain-containing protein: MIKLKDIGSFKYIPEILDDIIKENISKLDEHLAKDWDINKNISISKYTDLSPLDCALIMEAFESVKWLVEHGANLNAKDRPSFLTAVRYCDEKIIQYLVSHDAKVNLTNSVKSDAFMEAIYGKNYKYLQLIHDLGHTADKYGGKAFREAVSDRNYDVLKFFIKNGVDINYNEADMVYPFKPTPLCVAARYVDLAMCKFLVENGADVTLTEKDGMRPYSIALEKGDIEMAEYFKSLEPLEYHSLHNKLDELKSFKLPKNLIEFLQGDKLHFELDDCDFRWIEFFSLIDTIPMKVGRQKLLRISKATGDYEDIYIVWNPKTKKIAFYDMEHKELKDITDFVDFIENTSSYMQKIIEGDL; encoded by the coding sequence ATGATAAAACTAAAAGACATCGGAAGTTTTAAATATATTCCTGAAATATTAGATGATATTATAAAAGAAAATATCTCTAAGTTAGATGAACATTTAGCGAAAGATTGGGATATAAATAAAAATATATCAATCAGTAAATATACTGATTTATCTCCTTTAGATTGTGCTTTGATTATGGAAGCTTTTGAATCTGTGAAATGGCTTGTGGAGCATGGAGCTAATTTAAATGCAAAAGATAGACCAAGTTTTTTGACGGCTGTTAGGTATTGTGATGAAAAAATAATTCAATATCTTGTTTCTCATGATGCAAAAGTAAACTTAACTAATAGTGTTAAATCAGATGCATTTATGGAAGCTATATATGGAAAGAATTATAAATATTTACAACTTATCCATGATTTAGGACATACAGCAGATAAATATGGAGGAAAAGCATTTCGTGAAGCTGTTTCTGATAGAAATTATGATGTTTTAAAATTTTTTATAAAAAATGGTGTTGATATAAACTATAATGAAGCTGATATGGTTTATCCTTTTAAGCCTACTCCATTGTGTGTGGCAGCGAGATATGTTGATTTAGCTATGTGTAAATTTCTTGTAGAGAATGGTGCAGATGTTACTTTGACAGAAAAAGATGGAATGAGACCATATAGTATAGCCTTAGAAAAAGGTGATATTGAAATGGCTGAATATTTTAAATCATTAGAGCCACTTGAATATCATAGTTTACACAATAAATTAGATGAATTAAAGTCATTTAAGTTGCCTAAAAACTTAATTGAGTTCTTACAAGGAGATAAACTTCATTTTGAACTAGACGATTGTGATTTTAGATGGATAGAATTTTTTTCGTTAATAGATACAATTCCAATGAAAGTGGGAAGACAAAAATTACTTCGTATTTCTAAAGCAACTGGAGATTATGAAGACATATATATTGTTTGGAACCCAAAAACAAAGAAAATTGCTTTTTATGATATGGAACATAAAGAGCTTAAAGATATTACTGATTTTGTTGACTTTATAGAAAATACTTCATCATATATGCAAAAAATAATTGAAGGTGACTTATAA
- a CDS encoding 2-hydroxyacyl-CoA dehydratase, which produces MDKNCKVLIPMMMDIHFDLIAGVLKNEGYDVEVLKTDHRGVIEEGLKSVHNDMCYPALLVIGQFIDALKSGKYDTNNVALLLTQTGGGCRASNYIHLLRKALEINGFHKVKVLSLNFEGLDKKNEFSLSFKGYFNLFYSILYGDLLMSIYHQSVAYEENPGDSKSILAYWKEKLISEVGKKPFKKLKENYKKIIEHFLTIPKNLSKKKIRVGIVGEIYMKYSPLGNNHLTDYLEKEGVEAVNTGLLDFLLFNLYDTIFDRKIYGRKGLKYYFVKYVVGYIEKKQKEMIDVIKQYKSFIPPSPFAKVREMTKGYLGHGVKMGEGWLLTAEMLEFIEMGVKNIVCAQPFGCLPNHIIAKGMIRKIKDNHPEANIIAVDYDPGASSVNQENRIRLMLENARMLATE; this is translated from the coding sequence ATGGATAAAAATTGTAAAGTGCTTATTCCTATGATGATGGACATTCATTTTGACTTAATAGCAGGAGTTTTAAAAAATGAAGGATATGATGTAGAGGTACTGAAAACTGATCATAGAGGAGTTATAGAAGAAGGATTAAAAAGTGTTCATAATGATATGTGTTATCCTGCTCTTCTTGTAATAGGACAATTTATTGATGCCTTAAAAAGTGGAAAATATGATACAAACAATGTAGCTTTATTACTGACACAGACTGGAGGAGGTTGTAGAGCTTCTAACTATATTCACCTACTTCGTAAAGCATTAGAAATAAATGGTTTTCATAAGGTAAAAGTGCTATCTTTAAACTTTGAGGGCTTAGATAAAAAGAATGAATTTTCTCTTTCATTTAAAGGTTATTTTAATCTTTTTTATAGTATTTTATATGGTGATCTTTTGATGTCTATTTACCATCAATCAGTAGCATATGAAGAAAATCCAGGAGACAGTAAAAGTATCCTAGCTTATTGGAAGGAAAAACTGATTTCTGAAGTTGGAAAGAAACCTTTTAAAAAGCTAAAAGAAAACTATAAAAAAATAATAGAACATTTCTTAACAATTCCTAAAAATTTAAGTAAGAAAAAAATTCGTGTAGGTATTGTAGGGGAAATTTATATGAAATATTCTCCTTTAGGAAATAATCATTTAACAGATTATTTAGAAAAAGAGGGGGTTGAAGCTGTTAATACAGGACTTCTTGACTTTTTACTATTCAATCTATATGACACTATTTTTGATAGAAAAATCTATGGAAGAAAAGGTCTTAAATATTACTTTGTAAAGTATGTAGTAGGCTATATAGAAAAGAAACAAAAAGAAATGATAGATGTTATAAAACAATATAAATCATTTATTCCACCATCTCCTTTTGCTAAAGTTAGAGAAATGACAAAAGGTTACTTAGGTCATGGAGTGAAAATGGGAGAAGGTTGGTTGTTGACAGCAGAAATGTTAGAGTTTATTGAAATGGGGGTAAAGAATATTGTTTGTGCTCAACCATTTGGTTGTTTACCTAACCATATAATTGCAAAAGGAATGATTAGAAAGATAAAAGATAATCACCCTGAAGCAAATATCATTGCTGTAGATTATGATCCAGGGGCAAGTTCTGTCAATCAAGAAAATAGAATTCGTTTAATGCTAGAAAATGCAAGAATGCTAGCTACAGAATAA
- a CDS encoding RNA-guided endonuclease InsQ/TnpB family protein, translating to MYKALKIELKLTVVQKIQVCQTIGTERFIYNEYIKYNKEQYELGNKFVSANDFSKYINNVYLPNNPDKKWIKDVSSKSVKQAIIYGEKAFKNFFKGLSAFPVFKKKGKNELGAYFVKNNKTDFEFYRHKIKIPTLKFVRVKEYGYIPKNAIIKSGTISKIADRYFLSLIMEVEDAVKATNTSSEGLGVDLGIKDTAICSNGKVFKNINKTKKLKKLKKKLKREQRKISRSVEYSKSEKIKLKECKNFNKKKLKVQKLFYRLNCIRDDYNNKIVDEITRAKVKYITIENLKVSNMMKNKHLSKVIQEQNFYAIRTKLINKCKERNIELRLVDTFYPSSKTCSCCGEIKKDLKLNDRIYKCCNCGLEIDRDYNASINLEKAKVYKVIA from the coding sequence ATGTATAAAGCACTAAAGATAGAATTAAAACTAACAGTAGTACAGAAGATACAAGTATGTCAGACTATTGGAACAGAAAGGTTTATATATAATGAGTATATTAAATACAATAAAGAACAATATGAACTAGGTAATAAATTTGTAAGTGCTAATGATTTTTCTAAATATATTAACAATGTCTATCTACCTAATAATCCTGATAAAAAATGGATAAAAGATGTATCTTCTAAATCAGTCAAACAAGCTATAATTTATGGAGAAAAGGCTTTTAAAAACTTTTTTAAAGGTTTAAGTGCTTTTCCTGTTTTTAAGAAAAAAGGTAAGAATGAGCTGGGGGCATATTTTGTTAAGAATAATAAAACTGATTTTGAGTTTTATAGGCATAAAATAAAAATACCTACATTGAAATTTGTAAGAGTAAAAGAATATGGATATATACCTAAAAATGCGATTATTAAAAGTGGTACTATATCTAAAATAGCTGATAGATATTTTCTATCTCTTATTATGGAAGTTGAAGATGCTGTAAAAGCAACTAATACAAGTAGTGAAGGGTTAGGAGTAGACTTAGGTATAAAAGATACAGCTATATGTTCTAACGGTAAGGTATTTAAAAATATAAATAAAACTAAAAAACTTAAAAAGTTGAAAAAGAAACTTAAGAGAGAACAAAGAAAGATATCAAGAAGTGTAGAATATTCTAAATCTGAAAAGATAAAATTAAAAGAATGTAAGAATTTTAATAAGAAAAAGTTGAAAGTACAAAAATTATTTTATAGACTAAATTGTATTAGAGATGATTATAATAATAAAATAGTAGATGAAATAACAAGAGCCAAGGTAAAATACATTACTATTGAAAATTTAAAAGTATCTAATATGATGAAGAATAAACATCTTTCAAAAGTTATACAAGAACAGAATTTCTATGCGATAAGAACTAAACTTATAAATAAATGTAAGGAAAGAAATATAGAACTAAGGTTAGTAGATACATTCTATCCAAGTAGTAAAACTTGTTCTTGTTGTGGAGAAATTAAAAAAGATTTAAAACTTAATGATAGAATTTATAAGTGTTGTAATTGTGGTTTAGAAATAGATAGAGATTACAATGCAAGTATAAATCTTGAAAAAGCAAAAGTATATAAAGTAATAGCATAG
- a CDS encoding LLM class flavin-dependent oxidoreductase: MENKKVKVSALNLVPQFQGETTIEAINRAVDLAKILEDLDYYRYWVAEHHNFRGVVSSATALLIQHILANTKKIKVGSGGVMLPNHSPLQVAETYGTLETLYPHRVDLGVGRAPGTDAETASLIYRQKYANIHNFMEDILQLERYFGSEDEQGVVIANPGINTNVPIIILGSSTSSAYVAAELGLPYSFATHFAPAMAEEALSIYRKHFKASKYLDEPYFILGVLAHGADTDEEAERLYTIAQQGSIRLLREEKGLYPLADEKFEENLNLSSAEKIFLKSRMGINLMGSKETMTKIWKEVKAKFDPDEVIAVSYMPKLEELEKSYRILKEVVENK; this comes from the coding sequence ATGGAAAATAAAAAAGTAAAAGTGTCAGCTTTAAATTTAGTACCTCAATTTCAAGGTGAAACAACAATAGAGGCTATAAATAGAGCAGTAGACTTAGCAAAAATTTTGGAAGATTTAGATTATTATAGATATTGGGTAGCAGAACATCATAATTTTAGAGGAGTAGTAAGTTCAGCAACAGCATTATTAATTCAACATATATTAGCTAATACAAAGAAAATAAAGGTAGGTTCAGGTGGAGTAATGTTACCAAACCATTCTCCTCTACAGGTAGCGGAAACTTATGGAACTTTAGAAACTTTATATCCTCATAGAGTAGATTTAGGAGTTGGTAGAGCACCTGGAACTGATGCAGAAACAGCTAGTTTAATATATAGACAAAAATATGCAAATATTCATAACTTTATGGAAGACATTTTACAATTAGAGAGATATTTTGGTTCTGAAGATGAACAAGGAGTAGTTATTGCTAATCCAGGAATAAATACTAATGTTCCTATAATTATTTTAGGTAGTTCAACAAGCTCAGCATATGTAGCAGCCGAATTAGGATTGCCATACTCTTTTGCAACTCATTTTGCACCTGCTATGGCTGAAGAAGCCCTTTCTATATATAGAAAACATTTTAAAGCTTCAAAATATTTAGATGAACCATATTTTATTTTGGGAGTTCTAGCTCATGGAGCAGATACTGATGAAGAAGCTGAAAGGTTATATACAATAGCTCAACAAGGTTCAATAAGACTATTAAGAGAAGAAAAAGGACTATATCCTTTAGCTGATGAAAAATTTGAGGAAAATTTAAATTTAAGCTCTGCTGAAAAAATATTTTTAAAATCAAGAATGGGAATAAATTTAATGGGTTCAAAAGAGACTATGACTAAAATCTGGAAAGAAGTAAAAGCAAAATTTGATCCTGATGAAGTAATTGCAGTAAGTTATATGCCTAAGTTAGAAGAACTAGAAAAGTCATATAGAATACTAAAAGAAGTTGTAGAAAACAAATAA
- the purD gene encoding phosphoribosylamine--glycine ligase, with protein MKVLIVGSGGREHAIAWKISQNPKVNKIFAAPGNAYNKVIKNCENINLKTSDEILNFAIKEKVDLTIVGSEELLVDGIVDKFQENNLTIFGPNKEAAMLEGSKAFAKDFMQKYGVKTAKYQSFTDKEKAIKYLDEMSYPVVIKASGLAAGKGVVIAQNRKEAEDTLNDMMTNKVFATAGDTVVIEEFLDGVEVSVLSITDSEVIIPFISAKDHKKISEKETGLNTGGMGVIAPNPYYTKTIEEKFIKNILEPTLKGIKEEKMNFAGIIFFGLMVANGEVYLLEYNMRMGDPETQAVLPLMKSDFLDVINSALNKDLKNIKIDWENKSACCVVMAAGGYPVKYEKGNLISGLEKFDINNSDNKVFFAGVKEENDKFYTNGGRVLNVVSIQDNLEKAIEAAYKNVKEISFKDNYCRKDIGTLYVPVKN; from the coding sequence ATGAAAGTTTTAATAGTTGGTTCTGGTGGTAGAGAACATGCAATAGCTTGGAAAATTTCTCAAAATCCAAAAGTGAATAAAATATTTGCTGCACCAGGAAATGCTTATAATAAAGTTATTAAGAATTGTGAAAATATAAATTTAAAAACTTCTGATGAAATTTTAAATTTTGCAATAAAAGAAAAAGTTGATTTAACTATTGTTGGAAGTGAAGAATTATTAGTTGATGGTATAGTTGATAAATTTCAAGAAAATAATTTAACTATATTTGGACCAAATAAAGAAGCTGCTATGCTTGAAGGTTCAAAAGCATTTGCAAAAGATTTTATGCAAAAGTATGGTGTTAAGACTGCTAAGTATCAATCTTTTACTGATAAGGAAAAAGCTATAAAGTACTTAGATGAGATGTCTTATCCTGTTGTTATAAAAGCAAGTGGACTTGCTGCAGGAAAAGGGGTTGTAATTGCTCAAAATAGAAAAGAAGCAGAAGATACTTTAAATGATATGATGACTAATAAAGTATTTGCTACAGCAGGAGATACTGTTGTAATTGAAGAATTTTTAGATGGAGTTGAAGTTTCTGTTTTATCTATTACAGACTCAGAAGTAATAATACCTTTTATTTCGGCTAAGGACCATAAAAAAATATCTGAAAAAGAAACGGGTTTAAATACTGGTGGTATGGGAGTAATTGCACCTAATCCATATTATACTAAAACTATTGAAGAAAAATTTATTAAAAATATATTGGAACCTACTTTAAAGGGTATTAAAGAAGAAAAAATGAATTTTGCTGGAATAATATTCTTTGGTTTGATGGTTGCAAATGGAGAAGTGTATTTACTTGAATATAATATGAGAATGGGAGATCCTGAAACTCAAGCAGTTTTACCACTAATGAAATCAGATTTCTTAGATGTAATTAACTCAGCTTTAAATAAAGATTTAAAGAATATAAAAATTGATTGGGAAAATAAATCAGCTTGTTGTGTAGTTATGGCAGCAGGTGGATATCCTGTTAAATATGAAAAAGGAAATCTTATCAGTGGTCTAGAAAAATTTGATATAAACAATTCTGATAATAAAGTTTTCTTTGCAGGAGTTAAAGAAGAAAATGATAAGTTCTATACTAATGGTGGTAGAGTTCTAAATGTTGTTTCTATACAAGATAATTTAGAAAAAGCTATTGAGGCTGCATATAAAAATGTAAAAGAAATTTCATTTAAAGATAACTATTGTCGTAAAGATATAGGAACTTTATATGTACCTGTAAAAAATTAA
- the citX gene encoding citrate lyase holo-[acyl-carrier protein] synthase, whose product MQGVEVGIEEVLMCRERRVDIQNEMLKKYNMPLISFTMNIPGPIKTNQKIKKAFDIGKKLILEKLKENNIEVLEIKELDENTGNELFISVDSTAEKIKNITIAIEESSQLGRLFDIDVIDINFEKLSRKSFRKCLICEEQAQECGRSRKHSIEELQEKVEEILKNGLLQNLNLNSKVKDK is encoded by the coding sequence ATGCAAGGAGTAGAAGTTGGAATTGAAGAAGTTTTAATGTGTCGTGAAAGAAGGGTAGATATTCAAAATGAAATGTTAAAGAAATATAATATGCCTCTAATTTCATTTACTATGAATATACCTGGTCCTATAAAGACTAATCAAAAAATCAAGAAAGCTTTTGATATTGGAAAAAAATTAATATTAGAGAAATTAAAAGAAAATAATATTGAAGTTTTAGAAATAAAAGAATTAGATGAAAATACTGGAAATGAATTATTTATCTCTGTTGATAGCACAGCTGAGAAAATAAAAAATATAACTATTGCTATTGAAGAAAGTTCTCAATTAGGAAGATTATTCGATATAGATGTTATTGATATAAATTTTGAAAAACTATCAAGAAAATCTTTTAGAAAATGCTTAATTTGTGAAGAACAAGCTCAGGAATGTGGTAGAAGTAGAAAACATTCTATTGAAGAATTACAAGAAAAAGTAGAAGAAATATTAAAAAATGGACTGTTGCAAAATTTAAATTTAAATTCTAAAGTAAAAGATAAGTGA
- the citC gene encoding [citrate (pro-3S)-lyase] ligase: MLEYNISKIYENDKRSLKLIDDLLAKEEIRRDKNLDYTCAMFDDDMNIIATGSCFKNTLRCLAVDNSHQGKGLMNQIVTHLVDYEFSRGLSHLFLYTKNKSMKFFKDLGFYEIINIENQIVFMENKRTGFSDYLDNLKNDMREGKNIASLIMNANPFTLGHQYLVEKAANENDVLHLFIVSDDSSLVPFKVRKKLVIEGTKHLKNISYHETGDYIISSATFPSYFQKDEVAVIESQANLDIEVFTKIAKVLNINKRYVGEEPNSLVTNIYNQTMLKKLPENNIECIVVPRKKYSDKVISASTVRQIIKNGNLEDLKNLVPDTTYNYFLSDEAKPVIDKIRSQADVIHY, from the coding sequence ATGTTAGAATACAATATTTCTAAAATATATGAAAATGATAAAAGAAGTTTAAAATTAATCGATGACTTACTAGCTAAAGAAGAAATTAGAAGAGATAAAAACTTAGATTATACTTGTGCTATGTTTGATGATGATATGAATATTATTGCAACTGGAAGCTGTTTTAAGAATACTTTAAGATGCCTTGCTGTAGATAATTCTCATCAAGGAAAAGGACTTATGAATCAAATAGTTACTCACCTTGTAGATTATGAATTCTCAAGAGGACTAAGTCATTTATTTTTATATACTAAAAATAAATCTATGAAATTCTTTAAAGATTTAGGTTTTTATGAAATTATAAATATAGAAAATCAAATTGTCTTTATGGAGAATAAGAGGACTGGTTTTTCTGATTATTTAGATAATCTAAAAAATGATATGAGAGAAGGTAAAAACATTGCTTCTCTTATTATGAATGCCAATCCTTTCACCTTAGGTCATCAATACTTGGTTGAAAAAGCTGCAAATGAAAATGATGTTTTACACCTATTTATTGTCAGTGATGATAGTAGCTTAGTTCCTTTTAAAGTAAGAAAAAAGCTTGTTATAGAAGGAACAAAACATCTAAAGAATATCTCTTATCATGAAACAGGAGATTATATAATAAGTAGTGCAACATTTCCAAGCTATTTTCAAAAAGATGAAGTTGCAGTAATAGAAAGTCAAGCTAATTTAGATATTGAAGTCTTTACAAAAATTGCTAAGGTTTTAAATATCAATAAACGTTATGTTGGTGAAGAACCTAATAGCTTAGTAACAAATATCTATAATCAAACTATGTTAAAAAAATTACCTGAAAATAATATAGAGTGTATAGTAGTACCTAGAAAAAAATATTCTGACAAGGTTATAAGTGCTTCAACTGTTAGACAAATAATAAAAAATGGAAATTTAGAAGATTTAAAAAATCTTGTTCCTGATACAACTTATAATTATTTTTTAAGTGATGAAGCAAAGCCTGTGATAGATAAAATTCGTTCTCAAGCTGATGTTATTCATTACTAA